TGCCGAAAAAGCGCTGTAGTAAGTTCTAAGTGGCTCCAAACTAATTCTCAAATTTCAAGTACCCCGAAGTGGTTCAGGAGCAAGATACATTAATGAATGTTATTTATTCATCTTCGCGCGCTACCTCGTTCTCACTCTTTAAAACAAAATCACCATCCTCTTGTTCAATAAACAAAGCTTTATTGCCTACCTCTCCATGTCGTGTAACTTCGGAACCTTTTATGGTCTTGGTAATAGACTCGGTATAGGTCTCTTTAACTGTTCCTCTTCCAAATCCGTTTCCCCATTTCCATTGTACTCTGCTGCCTTTCTGTATCATAGCTACTTAATTTTATACAAAGATCCTTCATTGCTTGCCTTTTTGGGGTCGCAATCCAGATAAAATATTGATCCATATGCACCATGGTAAATATTAAAAACAAACGGGTAGCATGAAAGACAACTTTAATTTAATACTGCTTTAGAGCAAGATGCTAAAGTTCAATTAGCTTCACTTTTTGTTTTTAAGTCAACTTAGGCAACAGTAATCTAGAAGCTTAAAAAATATTTTACCGATAAAAAGCACAATAGTTCGGTCAATGAATTTTCAATGCATTTTCGGTAAACGGTGAAAATGTTGCTGATATCTAGATAAATTTCATTCACCGATAGATAAGCGGGACTGACCGATTTATGGCGAAATAGGCTTCATCGCGGGGGTATCTTTACAGTGTAATTAAACCACAAGTCATGAAAACTATCTTAACTATCTTATTTATTCTTTTTACAGGTCTTTTCGCTCAAGCTCAAGAAAACACTGTGAATGTTAAAGTAGAAGTGACTATAGAAACTGTTGTTTTGGTTACACCAACAATCGAGTCAGTTTTAAATGCTAACGAAACTAAAGTAGCTCGTTTGTATATGGATAAGAATTACAAAGTAAAAAAAGAGTTGTCTTTCGCAACTAAAGCTAACAAATCTAAATTAGCCTAATTCATCTCCCTTTTATTTTAAACGACATAGCCTTACCGCATTTTCTAAAATTACCGTTCTCCCTTAAATTTTATAAACACGAATTGACTACCCGTAGCGCTAAGAATTTTTGTGTTTCTAACAGACTCCTTTTTAGGAATACATAAATAGAAGTAGCAGAAGCTATTGGTTATAGTTTGCTCATGTTTTTATTTTCACACTTTCTGAAATAAAAATACCACTCGAAGTAGTAGTTTATAAAAAGCTATTTAAAAGAATATCACAGTAGCTACAAATTGGGTCATTTAAAGATCCTTGAAATTACTCATCAGGCATTTTACCCTGCACTAAGTTCACAGACCGTAAGATTTTTAGGAGCCACTACTTAATTTATTCCATCACTTTCAACTCCAAAGCAGCGTTTTGGACAGCTTTCGATACGGATGTCAAATTAGAAATTCCGATAAAAAGCACAATAGTTCGGTCAATGAATTTTCAATACATTTTCGGTAAACGGCGAAAATGTTGCTGATATCTAGATAATTTTCATTCACCGATAGATAAGCGGGACTGACCGATGTATGGCGAAATAGGCTTCATCGCGGGGGTATCTTTACAGTGTAATTAAACCACAAGTCATGAAAACTATCTTAACTATCTTATTTATTCTTTTTACAGGTCTTTTCGCTCAAGCTCAAGAAAACACTGTTAATGTTAAAGTAGAAGTGACTATAGAAACTGTTGTTTTGGTTACACCAACAATCGAGTCGGTTTTAAATGCTAAAGAAACTAAAGTAGCTCGTTTGTATATGGATAAAAATTACAAAGTAAAAAAAGAGTTGTCTTTCGCAACTAAAGCCAACAAATCTAAATTAGCCTAATTCATCTCCCTTTTATTTTCACACTTCCTGAAATAAAAATTCCACTCGAAGTAGTAGTTTATAAAAATCCATTCAAATAAACATCAGAGTAGCTGCCAATTTGGTTATTTATGGATATCTCTTACATCAAATACAAGGCATTTTATCTTTCACTAAGTTCACAAACCATAAGATTTTTAGTAGCCACTACTTAATTTATTCCATCACTTTCAACTCAAAAGCAGCGTTTTGGACAGCTTTCAATACGGATGTCAAATTAGAAATTCCGATAAAAAACACATTAGTTCGGCCAATGAATTTTCAATGCATTTTCGGTAAACGGTAAAAATGTTGTTTACATCTAGATAATTTTCATTCACCGATAGATAAACGGGACTGACCGATTTTTCGCGAAATAGGCTTCATCACGGGGGTATCTTTACAGTGTAATTAAACCACAAGTCATGAAAACTATCTTAACTATCTTATTTATTCTTTTTACAGGTCTTTTCGCTCAAGCTCAAGAAAACACTGTTAATGTTAAAGTAGAAGTGACTATAGAAACTGTTGTTTTGGTTACACCAACAATCGAGTCGGTTTTAAATGCTAACGAAACTAAAGTAGCTCGTTTGTACATGGATAAGAATTACAAAGTAAAAAAAGAGTTGTCTTTCGCAACTAAAGCAAACAAATCTAAATTAGCGTAATTATGATAGGTATTTTAATTTTCGTAGGCATTTCAACCATTATTTCATTATTTTATTTTAAGAATAAAACAACGTTTACCAAACTTATAAAGGTAAAAGCAGATAGGAAGTAGATTTATTGAGCTCCGATAGCTTGAAAGTGTTGGCCTATCTCTTTGAACTTTATGATATAATTGGTGCCTTTTTTATTATCATCTTTTAAAATAGAGCCTTTGAGCTGCCTTGTAAGGTTGTAAATAAGCTTTAAGCCTAAAGATTTTGTGGTTTGCGGATTGATGTTTTCTGCGTAACCCTCTCCGTCATCTCCAATATTTAGGACATAGTCGTCTTCATTTTCTTTTTTTAGGGTAATATTAATTTCTCCTTCACCATTATCTTTAATACCGTATTTTAAAGAATTAGTGATAGCTTCATTAATTAATAAGCCTAAGGGAATGGCAGTGTCGATTCCTAAATTAATATCGATGATATCGATGGCTACTTTAATTTTATTATCTGTACCTTTTATAGACCGCACTAAATAATCACTGAGTTCTTCGACATAAGATTTATATTCTATTTTCGATAAATCTTCTCGCATATATAACATTTCGTGTACCATAGCCATAGAGTTTACTCTGTTTTGGCTACTTTTTATCATGCTTTTCATTTCAGGATCATTCATGCTACGGGCCTGTAAACTCAATAAACTTGAAACCGTTTGTAAGTTGTTTTTAACTCTATGGTGTACTTCTTTAAGTAGTGTTTCTTTTTCCTTAACCTGTTGTTCTACTTCCATCTTAGATCTGTAGAGGTCATAATGCGTTTTAACCAACACTTTTCCAAAAACACCTCCTAATAAGTAAACAGAAAACATGATACTCATAAAGCTAAATAAATTTCTTGAGGATTCGGGAACAACGTTCACTAGAAACTTGAGTTCAGCAATACTTTCAATATAAATTAAACTTACAATTAGAAAAACCAGATACAAATAAAATTTACCGTATTTTTTAGTGGTAACATAGCCTCCAAAGACAATAAGTGCT
The sequence above is drawn from the Cellulophaga sp. Hel_I_12 genome and encodes:
- a CDS encoding DUF2945 domain-containing protein — encoded protein: MIQKGSRVQWKWGNGFGRGTVKETYTESITKTIKGSEVTRHGEVGNKALFIEQEDGDFVLKSENEVAREDE
- a CDS encoding sensor histidine kinase: MAYQQRLKTKTKLTLKVSYFSSGLSFLFGLSCIYLLEVYRIIPYIFIGFSLLNLLNISAFKFHKNLTVTYNISSFLALISAVLITMYSGGINSAFIFVLALIVFGGYVTTKKYGKFYLYLVFLIVSLIYIESIAELKFLVNVVPESSRNLFSFMSIMFSVYLLGGVFGKVLVKTHYDLYRSKMEVEQQVKEKETLLKEVHHRVKNNLQTVSSLLSLQARSMNDPEMKSMIKSSQNRVNSMAMVHEMLYMREDLSKIEYKSYVEELSDYLVRSIKGTDNKIKVAIDIIDINLGIDTAIPLGLLINEAITNSLKYGIKDNGEGEINITLKKENEDDYVLNIGDDGEGYAENINPQTTKSLGLKLIYNLTRQLKGSILKDDNKKGTNYIIKFKEIGQHFQAIGAQ